Proteins co-encoded in one Polaromonas vacuolata genomic window:
- the bamA gene encoding outer membrane protein assembly factor BamA, which produces MRNKFNRFQLKTFSVIAASLLLAQSAWALDPFTLRDIRVEGLQRVEPGTIFASLPFRIGDAYSDDKASTAIRSLFSLGLFKDVRLEVKGDVLVVIVEERPTVADVEFVGTKEFDKDVLKKALREIGLTDGQPFDKSLADKAEQELKRQYINRSMYGAVIVITVTPIERNRVNLTFSVTEGDVAKIKEIRVVGNKVFTQSTLRNLFDLDTAGWMTWYTKSDRYSRAKLNADIESMRSYYLSRGYLEFKVDSTQVAISPDKQDVTITLNITEGERFTVSGIKLNGNYLNREDEFKSLVTIKPGEGYNADTVAETIKAFTEYYGTFGFAFARVDATPEIDRANNLVSFTLQGDPSRRAYVRRINLSGNNRTRDEVVRREFRQFESSWYDGDKIRLSRDRLDRLGFFTEVGIETSEVTGTPDQVDLNVNLAEKPTGNLQLGAGFSTADSVSLTFGIRQENVFGTGNYLGIEVNTSRANRQLVISTIDPYFTADGISRAIDVYQRTNRPLDGQGGDYGLRTTGASIRFGVPFTETDTVYFGSGFEQLTIQPGSNPLPVTYADYARQFGFTSTSIPLTVGWTRDNRDSALVPTRGRYQRVYGDWGIAGDARFLRASYQIQQYIPLNKQYTVALNGELGWGKGLNGRPFPVFKNSYSGGLGSVRGFQQGSLGPRDSSDLAVGGPKKITLNAELIAPFPGTGNDRTLRIFTFVDAGNVFAESSPYRFNDLRASFGVGLSWISPIGPLRLAIANPIRKKVGDRTERLQFQIGTSF; this is translated from the coding sequence ATGCGTAATAAATTTAACCGTTTCCAGCTCAAAACTTTCTCTGTTATTGCCGCGAGCTTGCTACTGGCACAGTCCGCATGGGCATTGGATCCTTTCACCTTGCGCGATATCCGCGTCGAAGGTTTGCAACGTGTGGAACCCGGCACTATTTTTGCTTCGCTGCCCTTTCGGATTGGTGATGCATACAGTGACGACAAGGCCAGCACCGCCATTCGTTCATTGTTTAGCTTGGGTTTGTTCAAAGATGTGCGCCTCGAAGTCAAAGGCGACGTGCTGGTCGTGATCGTCGAAGAGCGTCCAACCGTGGCCGATGTTGAGTTCGTCGGCACTAAAGAGTTTGACAAAGACGTACTGAAAAAAGCCTTGCGTGAAATCGGTCTGACCGACGGCCAGCCGTTTGACAAGTCCCTAGCCGATAAGGCTGAGCAAGAACTCAAACGCCAATACATCAACCGCAGCATGTATGGCGCGGTGATTGTCATCACCGTCACGCCGATAGAGCGTAATCGTGTGAACCTGACTTTTAGCGTCACCGAAGGTGATGTCGCTAAGATTAAAGAAATACGCGTAGTCGGTAACAAAGTCTTTACCCAGTCAACACTGCGTAATTTGTTCGACCTTGATACTGCCGGCTGGATGACTTGGTATACCAAGTCTGACCGTTACTCACGCGCCAAGCTCAATGCCGACATCGAAAGCATGCGCTCTTACTATCTTTCGCGTGGCTATCTTGAGTTCAAGGTGGACTCAACCCAAGTGGCGATCTCGCCAGATAAGCAAGATGTCACTATCACCCTAAACATCACTGAGGGTGAGCGCTTCACCGTCTCTGGCATCAAGCTAAACGGTAACTATCTCAACCGCGAAGATGAGTTCAAATCACTAGTGACCATCAAGCCGGGCGAAGGCTATAACGCCGACACCGTGGCTGAGACGATTAAGGCCTTTACAGAGTACTACGGTACCTTTGGCTTTGCGTTTGCCAGAGTCGATGCAACGCCTGAAATTGACCGTGCAAATAACCTCGTTTCCTTTACCTTGCAGGGTGACCCGTCACGCCGCGCTTATGTGCGCCGTATCAACCTGAGCGGCAACAACCGCACGCGTGACGAAGTCGTGCGCCGCGAGTTTCGCCAGTTTGAATCTTCATGGTATGACGGTGACAAAATCCGTTTGTCTCGCGACCGTCTTGACCGACTCGGCTTTTTTACCGAAGTTGGCATTGAAACCAGCGAAGTGACAGGCACACCTGATCAGGTTGATTTGAACGTCAATCTGGCTGAAAAGCCGACGGGTAATTTGCAACTCGGTGCAGGTTTCTCAACTGCCGATAGTGTTTCGTTGACCTTTGGAATACGCCAAGAAAACGTGTTCGGCACAGGTAACTATTTGGGTATTGAAGTGAACACCAGCCGAGCTAACCGTCAGCTGGTAATTAGCACCATTGACCCTTACTTCACGGCCGATGGTATTTCGCGTGCGATCGATGTTTACCAGCGCACCAACCGTCCTCTAGACGGTCAGGGTGGTGACTACGGTCTGCGCACAACCGGCGCAAGCATTCGCTTTGGTGTGCCGTTTACCGAAACCGACACGGTTTATTTCGGTTCTGGCTTTGAGCAACTAACCATTCAACCAGGCTCTAACCCGCTGCCTGTGACCTATGCGGATTACGCCCGCCAGTTTGGTTTTACCAGTACCTCTATACCGCTTACCGTGGGTTGGACGCGTGACAACCGTGACAGCGCATTGGTGCCAACCCGTGGCCGCTATCAGCGTGTGTATGGCGACTGGGGTATCGCTGGCGATGCACGCTTTTTGCGTGCTAGCTACCAGATCCAGCAATACATTCCCTTGAATAAACAATACACAGTTGCGCTTAATGGCGAACTAGGTTGGGGTAAGGGACTGAACGGACGACCTTTTCCAGTGTTTAAGAATTCTTACTCCGGTGGTCTGGGTTCGGTGCGTGGTTTTCAGCAGGGCTCGCTTGGCCCGCGTGATTCCAGTGATTTAGCTGTGGGCGGACCGAAAAAAATCACGCTTAATGCCGAGTTGATTGCGCCGTTCCCCGGCACTGGTAATGACCGCACGCTGCGCATATTTACGTTTGTTGACGCTGGCAATGTGTTCGCTGAAAGCAGCCCTTATCGCTTCAATGATTTACGTGCTTCGTTCGGTGTGGGTCTAAGCTGGATTTCTCCTATCGGTCCGCTGCGACTGGCAATCGCCAACCCAATACGCAAAAAAGTCGGCGATAGAACTGAACGGCTTCAATTTCAAATTGGTACATCTTTCTAA
- the rseP gene encoding RIP metalloprotease RseP: protein MLMTLLAFVVALGVLIAVHEYGHYRMAVACGIKVLKFSIGFGKPIFTWRLKGKPTEFAIGMLPLGGYVRMLDEREGAVDPAERHLAFNNQPLRSRAAVVAAGPIANLLLAILLFASVNWAGMQEPRALLASPVAGSVAERAGLRGQELVLQAGYVGEPMVALKSFDDLRWRLMQGALGKRDLRLGLASDKASAAALDGAPTGSTADGNAAEPVREVVLKLSDISSAEADATMFREIGIISPWTAPVIGQIQAGSAAEKAGLQNGDVVRSVGGTAIVDAQQLRERIRSNLQPSGQPMTQTWQLLRNGQDLALAVTPALLTLDKTSVGRIGAFVGAQPQFVTVRYGPLDGVWQGAVRTWQVSVLSLKMMGKMIIGQASIKNLSGPLTIADYAGKSASQGWSAYIVFLALISVSLGVLNLLPLPVLDGGHLMYYLWEAVTGRSVSEAWMDKLQRGGVAILLMMMSVAMFNDVVRLFG from the coding sequence ATGCTGATGACGCTACTTGCATTTGTGGTTGCGCTGGGTGTGCTGATTGCGGTGCACGAGTACGGCCACTACCGTATGGCGGTTGCCTGCGGTATCAAGGTGCTGAAATTTTCTATCGGGTTTGGCAAACCCATTTTTACCTGGCGCCTGAAGGGCAAACCAACTGAGTTCGCTATTGGCATGCTGCCGCTGGGTGGCTATGTGCGCATGCTCGATGAGCGTGAAGGCGCAGTCGATCCGGCTGAGCGGCATTTGGCTTTTAACAACCAACCGCTGCGCTCCCGCGCCGCTGTGGTGGCGGCTGGTCCAATCGCCAACTTGCTACTGGCCATACTGCTATTTGCCTCGGTGAATTGGGCCGGCATGCAAGAGCCGAGAGCTTTGTTAGCCAGTCCTGTCGCCGGTTCTGTTGCCGAGCGTGCTGGCTTGCGTGGCCAAGAACTGGTGTTACAAGCCGGCTATGTGGGCGAACCCATGGTGGCTCTTAAATCCTTTGATGACTTGCGCTGGCGCCTGATGCAGGGCGCGCTGGGTAAGCGTGACCTGCGTTTAGGTTTGGCCAGCGACAAGGCCTCTGCTGCCGCTCTAGATGGCGCACCGACGGGTTCTACTGCGGATGGAAATGCCGCTGAGCCAGTGCGCGAAGTTGTGCTCAAACTCTCTGATATCTCTTCTGCTGAGGCTGACGCGACCATGTTTCGCGAAATTGGCATCATCAGCCCTTGGACCGCACCCGTGATCGGTCAGATTCAAGCCGGCAGTGCGGCTGAAAAAGCCGGCCTGCAAAATGGTGATGTCGTACGCAGCGTTGGCGGCACAGCAATTGTTGATGCCCAACAATTGCGTGAGCGTATTCGCAGTAATTTGCAGCCCAGCGGTCAGCCTATGACTCAAACTTGGCAGTTGCTGCGTAATGGTCAAGACTTGGCTTTAGCTGTGACGCCGGCTTTGCTGACCTTAGACAAAACCAGCGTTGGCCGGATTGGTGCTTTCGTGGGTGCGCAGCCGCAGTTTGTCACCGTGCGCTACGGTCCATTAGACGGTGTATGGCAGGGCGCTGTGCGGACTTGGCAGGTGTCTGTGCTGAGTTTGAAGATGATGGGCAAGATGATCATAGGTCAGGCCTCTATCAAAAATCTGAGTGGCCCGTTGACTATTGCTGACTACGCGGGTAAGTCAGCCAGCCAAGGATGGAGTGCATACATCGTATTTCTAGCGCTAATTAGCGTTAGTTTGGGTGTTCTTAATTTACTCCCGCTACCGGTTTTGGACGGTGGGCACCTGATGTATTATCTTTGGGAAGCCGTCACCGGTCGTTCTGTCTCCGAAGCTTGGATGGACAAGTTGCAACGTGGTGGCGTTGCAATACTGCTGATGATGATGTCCGTAGCCATGTTTAACGATGTCGTCAGGCTCTTTGGCTAG
- the ispC gene encoding 1-deoxy-D-xylulose-5-phosphate reductoisomerase, giving the protein MTFLKQRLTILGSTGSVGVNTLDVVSAHPDRFEVFALSAATQVDVIFAQCQRFSPRFAVMVYAPQAKQLAEKIKQAGLKTIVLSSAADLEMIASHEEVDSVMAAIVGAAGLKPCMAAAKAGKRLLLANKEALVVGGELFMQAVKDGGAQLLPIDSEHSAIFQSLPEDPEAWAQRVEKIILTASGGPFRTLDIASLRHVTPDQACAHPNWVMGRKISVDSATMMNKALEVIEAKYLFRLEPTQIEVVIHPQSVIHSMVQYLDTSVVAQLGTPDMRVPIAFGLAWPHRIASGAKALDFRAMADMTFEEPDHARFPGLQLAWEVLAAPSGSTAILNAANEVAVAAFLAGRIRFDQIHFVNRSTLDAVVLTEPGSLADLIGLDLQSRSAAEQIAKQLEV; this is encoded by the coding sequence ATGACTTTTTTAAAGCAGCGCCTGACTATTCTCGGCTCCACTGGCTCTGTCGGCGTTAATACGTTGGACGTCGTGTCTGCCCATCCCGACCGCTTTGAAGTGTTTGCTTTGAGTGCCGCGACTCAGGTCGATGTGATCTTTGCCCAGTGCCAGCGTTTTTCGCCGCGTTTTGCTGTGATGGTTTATGCGCCGCAGGCCAAGCAGTTGGCTGAGAAAATCAAGCAAGCCGGTTTGAAGACGATTGTGTTGTCGTCTGCTGCAGACCTTGAGATGATTGCCTCGCATGAGGAGGTCGACAGCGTCATGGCTGCCATTGTCGGCGCTGCTGGACTCAAGCCCTGCATGGCGGCTGCCAAAGCTGGCAAGCGCTTGCTTTTGGCGAATAAAGAGGCGCTGGTAGTCGGAGGCGAGCTTTTTATGCAGGCGGTCAAAGATGGCGGCGCGCAGTTGCTGCCGATTGACAGCGAGCATTCGGCCATTTTTCAGTCTTTGCCAGAAGACCCAGAGGCTTGGGCGCAACGGGTTGAAAAAATCATACTTACCGCTTCCGGTGGTCCGTTTCGCACACTAGACATCGCTTCGCTCAGACACGTCACGCCGGACCAAGCCTGCGCCCACCCGAACTGGGTCATGGGACGCAAAATATCTGTCGACTCGGCGACCATGATGAATAAGGCGTTAGAAGTGATTGAAGCGAAATATTTGTTTCGCCTAGAGCCGACGCAAATTGAGGTGGTGATTCACCCGCAAAGCGTGATTCATTCCATGGTTCAGTATTTAGACACCTCAGTCGTAGCGCAACTCGGCACACCCGACATGCGGGTACCGATTGCCTTCGGCCTGGCATGGCCGCACCGGATTGCTTCGGGCGCAAAAGCGCTTGATTTTCGTGCCATGGCCGATATGACATTTGAAGAGCCAGACCATGCGCGCTTTCCCGGCTTGCAATTAGCTTGGGAAGTGCTTGCAGCCCCAAGCGGCAGCACCGCCATACTCAATGCGGCTAACGAAGTGGCGGTTGCGGCTTTTCTGGCTGGACGCATTCGCTTTGACCAGATTCATTTCGTCAATCGTTCCACGCTAGACGCGGTGGTGCTGACCGAGCCCGGCAGCTTGGCTGATTTAATCGGGCTAGATTTGCAGTCCCGCTCGGCGGCCGAACAAATCGCTAAACAACTGGAGGTTTGA
- a CDS encoding phosphatidate cytidylyltransferase — MLKQRVITAIVLLAILLPALFYPSPYVFASVALVLIAAGAWEWGKLNGCSQPVSLLLGAICVAMCALSWRAGLIAMSLPLLWTLAGSAWVLLGAWLLRQGVAGWSRIPRVLRLAGGLLALWLAWLAIAQARLMGVNFLLSVLTLVWVADIGAYFAGRAFGGRFSQSKLAATISPGKSWEGVWGGMAGVLVLGLAWTTLDTYMPAVASSFYSRLLSQHGLIVLLLAMLFMTAMSVVGDLFESLVKRSAGAKDSSGLLPGHGGVLDRVDALLPALPLAMMLASL, encoded by the coding sequence ATGCTTAAGCAACGCGTGATCACCGCTATTGTTTTGTTGGCTATTTTGTTGCCAGCACTTTTTTATCCTTCCCCCTATGTTTTTGCTTCTGTTGCGCTGGTGTTAATCGCGGCAGGTGCATGGGAATGGGGCAAGCTCAACGGCTGCAGTCAACCGGTATCTTTACTTTTGGGTGCTATCTGCGTGGCAATGTGCGCGCTGTCTTGGCGCGCCGGCCTGATCGCCATGTCACTGCCCTTGCTGTGGACGCTTGCTGGATCGGCTTGGGTGCTCTTAGGTGCTTGGTTGTTGCGCCAAGGCGTGGCTGGTTGGTCGCGCATTCCGCGGGTCTTGCGCTTGGCTGGCGGTTTGCTCGCTTTATGGCTGGCTTGGCTGGCGATTGCTCAGGCTAGGCTGATGGGCGTGAATTTTTTACTCTCAGTGCTGACTCTGGTTTGGGTTGCCGATATTGGTGCTTACTTTGCAGGACGCGCTTTTGGCGGGCGCTTTAGTCAATCCAAATTAGCTGCAACAATCAGTCCAGGCAAAAGCTGGGAAGGTGTTTGGGGCGGTATGGCTGGAGTGCTGGTGCTGGGCTTGGCTTGGACTACGTTAGATACTTATATGCCCGCAGTGGCCAGTAGTTTTTACAGCCGCCTGCTCAGTCAACATGGCTTGATCGTGCTGCTGTTAGCCATGCTCTTTATGACCGCAATGAGCGTTGTGGGTGATTTGTTTGAATCGCTGGTCAAGCGTAGCGCCGGTGCAAAAGATTCCAGTGGTCTGCTACCCGGACATGGTGGCGTTCTTGATCGAGTAGATGCGCTGCTGCCAGCCCTACCGCTGGCTATGATGCTGGCGTCGCTGTAA
- the uppS gene encoding polyprenyl diphosphate synthase, translated as MAKLETKAVPQHIAVVMDGNGRWATKRFLPRVAGHKQGVTSLSRCVQACIDRGVAVLTVFAFSSENWNRPQEEVSGLMELLVLSLAGEVPRMKANGVRLHFIGDLKRLSTKMQTGLANAEASTADNTRLILNVCFNYGGRWDIAQAAQKVASSGQPITEMALDRAMALAHVPDPDLLIRTGGELRISNFLLWQTAYTEFHFSDKLWPDFDAAALDEAIAVFCNRERRFGKTSEQITSKVA; from the coding sequence ATGGCAAAGCTTGAAACCAAAGCGGTGCCGCAGCATATCGCTGTTGTGATGGATGGCAATGGCCGCTGGGCAACCAAGCGGTTTTTGCCACGTGTGGCCGGCCACAAACAAGGCGTGACTTCGCTCAGTCGCTGCGTTCAAGCTTGTATAGACCGTGGCGTAGCTGTGCTGACGGTGTTTGCGTTTTCATCCGAGAACTGGAACAGACCGCAAGAGGAAGTATCCGGTTTGATGGAATTACTGGTTTTATCGTTGGCCGGAGAAGTGCCGCGTATGAAAGCCAACGGTGTGCGTTTGCATTTTATTGGCGACCTCAAACGGCTTTCAACGAAGATGCAAACCGGTCTTGCCAATGCAGAGGCCTCAACAGCCGACAACACACGATTGATTCTTAACGTTTGCTTTAACTACGGCGGGCGTTGGGATATCGCACAAGCGGCGCAAAAAGTAGCCAGCAGCGGCCAACCTATTACTGAGATGGCTCTTGACCGTGCCATGGCACTAGCCCACGTACCCGACCCCGATTTACTCATTCGCACCGGCGGCGAGCTGCGCATAAGTAATTTCTTGTTGTGGCAAACCGCTTACACCGAATTTCATTTCTCCGATAAGCTTTGGCCTGACTTTGATGCCGCAGCGCTAGACGAGGCGATTGCTGTGTTTTGCAATCGTGAGCGTCGTTTCGGTAAGACCTCCGAACAAATCACCTCAAAGGTAGCTTGA
- the frr gene encoding ribosome recycling factor produces the protein MSIIEIKQNADLKMQQSIDAFKNSLTKIRTGRASPGLLDTVHVDYYGSMLPISQVANVSMLDSRTIGVTPWEKGMGAKIEKAIRDSDLGLNPASQGELIRVPMPAMSEERRKELTKVVRAEGEHAKVAIRNLRRDANEQLKKLVKDKLASEDDERRSIDEVQKSTDRFITDVDKLVVGKVQDLMSV, from the coding sequence ATGAGCATTATCGAAATAAAACAAAACGCTGACTTGAAAATGCAGCAGTCAATAGATGCGTTTAAAAACAGTCTGACCAAAATTCGCACCGGCCGCGCCAGCCCGGGTTTGTTAGACACCGTGCATGTCGACTACTACGGCTCCATGCTGCCTATCAGCCAAGTCGCTAACGTATCCATGCTGGACTCGCGCACGATTGGTGTGACGCCGTGGGAAAAAGGCATGGGCGCGAAAATTGAAAAAGCTATTCGTGATTCCGACTTAGGTCTGAACCCAGCGTCTCAAGGTGAACTCATTCGCGTACCCATGCCAGCCATGAGCGAAGAGCGCCGCAAAGAGTTGACCAAAGTAGTGCGTGCCGAAGGCGAGCATGCAAAAGTTGCTATCCGCAATCTGCGCCGCGATGCCAACGAGCAGCTTAAAAAGCTGGTGAAAGACAAACTTGCGTCTGAGGACGACGAGCGCCGCTCGATAGATGAAGTGCAAAAATCTACCGACCGTTTCATCACCGATGTTGACAAACTGGTTGTCGGCAAAGTACAAGACTTGATGTCCGTCTAA
- the pyrH gene encoding UMP kinase translates to MPAYKRILLKLSGESLMGDDAFGINRATIVRIVEEIAEVTRLGVQMAVVIGGGNIFRGVAGGSVGMDRATADYMGMLATVMNALALGDTMDKAGLTPRVMSAIGIERVVEPYVRPKALQYLEEGKVVIFAAGTGNPFFTTDTAAALRGAEIGAEIVLKATKVDGVYSADPQKDPLATRFTSITFNEAMGRNLEVMDATAFALLRDQKLPLKVFSIFKHGALKRVVMGEDEGTLVYV, encoded by the coding sequence ATGCCAGCCTACAAGCGAATCTTGTTAAAACTGTCAGGTGAGTCCTTGATGGGAGACGATGCCTTTGGCATTAACCGTGCAACCATTGTTCGCATAGTCGAGGAAATCGCTGAAGTCACCCGCCTAGGTGTGCAAATGGCGGTGGTGATTGGCGGTGGTAATATTTTTCGCGGCGTTGCTGGCGGCTCCGTCGGTATGGACCGCGCTACCGCTGACTACATGGGCATGTTGGCCACGGTGATGAACGCCTTGGCTTTGGGCGACACCATGGATAAAGCTGGACTGACACCGCGTGTGATGTCCGCTATCGGCATTGAGCGTGTCGTCGAACCCTATGTGCGTCCCAAGGCTTTGCAATACCTGGAAGAGGGCAAGGTCGTTATCTTTGCCGCAGGTACTGGCAATCCCTTTTTTACCACCGACACGGCTGCCGCACTGCGCGGTGCTGAAATTGGTGCTGAAATCGTGCTCAAGGCGACTAAAGTTGATGGCGTTTATTCTGCTGATCCGCAGAAAGATCCTTTAGCGACTCGCTTTACCAGCATCACCTTTAACGAGGCAATGGGCCGCAATCTCGAAGTCATGGACGCCACCGCTTTTGCGCTGCTACGCGACCAAAAACTGCCCTTGAAGGTGTTCAGCATCTTTAAACACGGCGCGCTAAAGCGCGTAGTGATGGGCGAAGATGAAGGCACACTGGTCTACGTCTGA
- the tsf gene encoding translation elongation factor Ts, whose translation MAITASMVAELRAKTDAPMMECKKALTEAEGNFEKAEEILRVKLGNKAGKASSRVTAEGVVAYHAEAGVGALVEINCETDFVTKNDSFLAFTDAVAKGIVAHNPADLAAIGAMPLSLDGFGPTIEDVRRGLIGKIGENMTVRRFQRFANSQLASYLHGTRIGVVVEFDGEEAAAKDVAMHVAAMKPVSLSSDQVPAELVARERSVAAAKAAEDANKAVAEGKSVQSPEIVAKRIEGGVAKYLKEVSLHNQVFVKNDKQTVEQMLKEKATTVKSFTLYVVGEGIEKKVDDFAGEVAAQIAAAKAA comes from the coding sequence ATGGCAATAACTGCAAGCATGGTCGCTGAACTTCGCGCCAAGACCGACGCTCCCATGATGGAGTGCAAAAAAGCACTCACCGAAGCTGAAGGTAACTTTGAAAAAGCGGAAGAAATTTTGCGCGTCAAACTCGGCAACAAAGCGGGTAAAGCATCGTCCCGCGTGACCGCCGAAGGCGTTGTCGCTTATCACGCTGAAGCCGGCGTTGGCGCATTGGTTGAGATCAATTGCGAAACCGACTTTGTGACCAAAAACGACAGCTTTTTGGCATTCACCGACGCAGTGGCAAAAGGCATTGTTGCTCACAATCCAGCTGATTTGGCTGCGATTGGCGCTATGCCATTAAGCCTCGATGGCTTTGGTCCTACGATTGAAGATGTGCGCCGCGGCCTGATCGGCAAGATTGGCGAGAACATGACGGTGCGCCGTTTCCAGCGTTTCGCTAACAGCCAACTCGCCTCTTACTTACATGGCACGCGCATTGGCGTCGTCGTTGAGTTCGACGGTGAAGAAGCGGCTGCTAAAGACGTTGCTATGCACGTCGCTGCGATGAAGCCAGTATCACTGTCTAGCGATCAAGTGCCCGCTGAATTAGTGGCTCGTGAGCGTTCAGTTGCTGCTGCTAAAGCTGCAGAAGACGCAAACAAAGCGGTTGCTGAAGGCAAATCGGTTCAGTCACCAGAAATCGTTGCCAAGCGCATCGAAGGCGGCGTTGCCAAATACCTCAAAGAAGTTAGCTTGCACAACCAAGTTTTTGTCAAAAACGACAAGCAAACTGTAGAGCAAATGCTCAAGGAAAAAGCCACGACGGTTAAGTCCTTTACGCTTTATGTTGTCGGTGAAGGCATTGAGAAGAAGGTTGACGATTTCGCTGGCGAAGTAGCTGCTCAAATCGCTGCTGCAAAAGCTGCTTAA
- the rpsB gene encoding 30S ribosomal protein S2 → MSTTMREMLEAGVHFGHQTRFWDPKMAPYIFGHRNRIHIINLEKSLPMYQAAMKFVKQLAANNGTILMVGTKRQAREIVAMEAARAGMPFVDQRWLGGMLTNFKTVKTSIKRLKEMKAQQEAGLDTINKKEQLTFKREIEKLEKDIGGIQDMGALPDAIFVIDVGFHKIAILEAKKLGIPLIGVVDTNHSPLGIDYVIPGNDDSSKAVALYARGIADAIIEGRASAGNEVVRAVPADGADEFVEVAAA, encoded by the coding sequence ATGTCGACAACTATGCGTGAAATGTTGGAAGCTGGCGTTCATTTCGGACACCAAACCCGCTTCTGGGACCCAAAAATGGCTCCGTACATTTTCGGTCACCGCAACCGTATTCACATCATCAACCTCGAAAAGTCGTTGCCGATGTATCAAGCGGCGATGAAGTTCGTTAAACAACTCGCAGCAAACAACGGCACTATTTTGATGGTTGGCACCAAGCGCCAAGCACGCGAAATCGTCGCTATGGAAGCCGCTCGTGCTGGCATGCCATTCGTTGATCAGCGCTGGTTGGGCGGTATGCTCACCAACTTCAAGACCGTCAAGACTTCTATCAAGCGCTTGAAGGAAATGAAAGCCCAGCAAGAAGCTGGTCTGGACACCATCAACAAAAAAGAACAGCTCACTTTCAAGCGTGAAATTGAAAAGCTGGAAAAAGACATTGGCGGCATTCAGGATATGGGCGCTTTGCCAGACGCGATCTTCGTGATTGACGTCGGCTTCCACAAAATTGCCATCCTCGAAGCCAAGAAACTCGGCATCCCACTGATTGGCGTGGTTGATACCAACCATTCACCACTCGGTATCGATTACGTGATCCCAGGTAATGATGACTCATCCAAAGCTGTTGCACTGTATGCACGCGGCATTGCTGACGCCATTATCGAAGGCCGCGCAAGCGCCGGTAATGAAGTCGTTCGTGCAGTGCCAGCTGATGGCGCTGACGAATTCGTGGAAGTAGCAGCCGCTTAA